One region of Glycine max cultivar Williams 82 chromosome 9, Glycine_max_v4.0, whole genome shotgun sequence genomic DNA includes:
- the SNAP09 gene encoding soluble NSF attachment protein 9, whose product MGDHIAKGQELAKRAENKLHACCPLFGSNLEDAAELFHKSATSFKLAKSWDKAASLFVKSAKCHLKLDSKYDAANAYVDAAHCYKKTSTSGAISCLNKAVTIFTEIGRHIMAAKYSKEIGELYELDQDIEHARSYYERAAELFEIGDAATSVIQCKVKVAQFCAQLQQYQKAIKIYEDIARQSLDSNLLKYGVRGHLLNSGLCQLVQGDFVAITNSLERYQDLDLTFSRTREYKFLADLSASIDEGDVEKFTRVVKEFNSITPLESWKSTLLLRVKDAMKVKEMEDDDLT is encoded by the exons ATGGGCGATCACATAGCGAAGGGACAAGAACTGGCCAAGAGAGCGGAGAACAAGCTCCATGCTTGTTGCCCCTTGTTCGGGTCCAACTTGGAAGACGCTGCCGAATTGTTCCACAAATCCGCCACTTCCTTCAAACTCGCCAAATCAT GGGACAAGGCGGCCTCACTCTTCGTCAAATCCGCTAAATGTCACTTGAAG TTGGATAGCAAGTATGATGCTGCAAATGCTTATGTGGATGCTGCACATTGCTACAAGAAAACTTCCACATCAG GAGCTATTTCCTGCTTAAATAAAGCTGTGACTATCTTCACTGAGATTGGTAGGCACATCATGGCTGCTAAGTATTCAAAG gaaattggcgagttaTATGAGCTTGATCAAGACATAGAACATGCTAGATCTTATTATGAGAGGGCTGCTGAACTTTTTGAAATTGGGGATGCAGCAACTTCTGTGATCCAGTGCAAAGTTAAAGTTGCACAATTTTGTGCCCAGCTTCAACA ATATCAGAAGGCAATTAAGATTTATGAAGATATTGCCCGGCAATCACTGGATAGTAACTTGTTGAAATATGGAGTTAGAGGGCATCTTCTTAATTCTGGCCTTTGCCAGCTTGTCCAAGGGGATTTTGTTGCAATTACCAACTCTTTGGAGCGCTATCAG GACTTGGATCTGACATTCTCCAGAACCCGTGAATACAAATTTTTGGCT GATTTGTCTGCTTCAATTGATGAGGGAGATGTTGAAAAGTTTACTAGAGTAGTGAAGGAGTTTAATAGCATAACCCCATTG GAATCTTGGAAGTCAACCCTTTTGTTGAGAGTAAAGGATGCTATGAAAGTAAAAGAGATGGAAGATGATGATTTGACATGA
- the SNAP09 gene encoding soluble NSF attachment protein 9 isoform X1 encodes MLVAPCSGPTWKTLPNCSTNPPLPSNSPNHVCMSLSFGFEPTISPINAYTLSGDKAASLFVKSAKCHLKLDSKYDAANAYVDAAHCYKKTSTSGAISCLNKAVTIFTEIGRHIMAAKYSKEIGELYELDQDIEHARSYYERAAELFEIGDAATSVIQCKVKVAQFCAQLQQYQKAIKIYEDIARQSLDSNLLKYGVRGHLLNSGLCQLVQGDFVAITNSLERYQDLDLTFSRTREYKFLADLSASIDEGDVEKFTRVVKEFNSITPLESWKSTLLLRVKDAMKVKEMEDDDLT; translated from the exons ATGCTTGTTGCCCCTTGTTCGGGTCCAACTTGGAAGACGCTGCCGAATTGTTCCACAAATCCGCCACTTCCTTCAAACTCGCCAAATCATGTATGTATGTCTCTTTCATTCGGGTTCGAACCCACCATCTCTCCAATCAATGCTTACACTCTTTCAGGGGACAAGGCGGCCTCACTCTTCGTCAAATCCGCTAAATGTCACTTGAAG TTGGATAGCAAGTATGATGCTGCAAATGCTTATGTGGATGCTGCACATTGCTACAAGAAAACTTCCACATCAG GAGCTATTTCCTGCTTAAATAAAGCTGTGACTATCTTCACTGAGATTGGTAGGCACATCATGGCTGCTAAGTATTCAAAG gaaattggcgagttaTATGAGCTTGATCAAGACATAGAACATGCTAGATCTTATTATGAGAGGGCTGCTGAACTTTTTGAAATTGGGGATGCAGCAACTTCTGTGATCCAGTGCAAAGTTAAAGTTGCACAATTTTGTGCCCAGCTTCAACA ATATCAGAAGGCAATTAAGATTTATGAAGATATTGCCCGGCAATCACTGGATAGTAACTTGTTGAAATATGGAGTTAGAGGGCATCTTCTTAATTCTGGCCTTTGCCAGCTTGTCCAAGGGGATTTTGTTGCAATTACCAACTCTTTGGAGCGCTATCAG GACTTGGATCTGACATTCTCCAGAACCCGTGAATACAAATTTTTGGCT GATTTGTCTGCTTCAATTGATGAGGGAGATGTTGAAAAGTTTACTAGAGTAGTGAAGGAGTTTAATAGCATAACCCCATTG GAATCTTGGAAGTCAACCCTTTTGTTGAGAGTAAAGGATGCTATGAAAGTAAAAGAGATGGAAGATGATGATTTGACATGA
- the SNAP09 gene encoding soluble NSF attachment protein 9 isoform X2: MLVAPCSGPTWKTLPNCSTNPPLPSNSPNHLDSKYDAANAYVDAAHCYKKTSTSGAISCLNKAVTIFTEIGRHIMAAKYSKEIGELYELDQDIEHARSYYERAAELFEIGDAATSVIQCKVKVAQFCAQLQQYQKAIKIYEDIARQSLDSNLLKYGVRGHLLNSGLCQLVQGDFVAITNSLERYQDLDLTFSRTREYKFLADLSASIDEGDVEKFTRVVKEFNSITPLESWKSTLLLRVKDAMKVKEMEDDDLT; this comes from the exons ATGCTTGTTGCCCCTTGTTCGGGTCCAACTTGGAAGACGCTGCCGAATTGTTCCACAAATCCGCCACTTCCTTCAAACTCGCCAAATCAT TTGGATAGCAAGTATGATGCTGCAAATGCTTATGTGGATGCTGCACATTGCTACAAGAAAACTTCCACATCAG GAGCTATTTCCTGCTTAAATAAAGCTGTGACTATCTTCACTGAGATTGGTAGGCACATCATGGCTGCTAAGTATTCAAAG gaaattggcgagttaTATGAGCTTGATCAAGACATAGAACATGCTAGATCTTATTATGAGAGGGCTGCTGAACTTTTTGAAATTGGGGATGCAGCAACTTCTGTGATCCAGTGCAAAGTTAAAGTTGCACAATTTTGTGCCCAGCTTCAACA ATATCAGAAGGCAATTAAGATTTATGAAGATATTGCCCGGCAATCACTGGATAGTAACTTGTTGAAATATGGAGTTAGAGGGCATCTTCTTAATTCTGGCCTTTGCCAGCTTGTCCAAGGGGATTTTGTTGCAATTACCAACTCTTTGGAGCGCTATCAG GACTTGGATCTGACATTCTCCAGAACCCGTGAATACAAATTTTTGGCT GATTTGTCTGCTTCAATTGATGAGGGAGATGTTGAAAAGTTTACTAGAGTAGTGAAGGAGTTTAATAGCATAACCCCATTG GAATCTTGGAAGTCAACCCTTTTGTTGAGAGTAAAGGATGCTATGAAAGTAAAAGAGATGGAAGATGATGATTTGACATGA